One part of the Coleofasciculus sp. FACHB-T130 genome encodes these proteins:
- the pheA gene encoding prephenate dehydratase has translation MVVSVAHLGPPGTYAEAAALAYVSWLTQMGKEALLCPYPSIAQTLRAAAQGQVDLAVVPVENSVEGSVTTTLDTLWQLDTLQIQQALVLPISHALMSRAPNLEAIQTVYSHPQALAQCQGWLERFLPQVQLVPTNATTEALKYLDEDKTAGAIASSRAAQLYNLPILVCPINDYVDNYTRFWVLSLQPATGGSCTSLAFSVPANVPGALAKLLQVFASRDINLSRIESRPTKRSLGDYLFFIDLEANTTEASVQSALEELSTYTETLKIFGSYSILPVGKL, from the coding sequence ATGGTCGTATCCGTTGCACACTTAGGACCTCCTGGCACTTACGCAGAAGCCGCTGCTTTGGCTTATGTTAGCTGGCTAACCCAGATGGGAAAGGAAGCGTTGTTATGTCCCTATCCCAGCATTGCTCAGACACTCCGAGCCGCAGCACAGGGACAAGTGGATCTAGCTGTGGTGCCGGTAGAAAATTCGGTTGAGGGCAGTGTTACGACAACGTTGGATACCCTGTGGCAGTTAGATACGCTGCAAATTCAACAAGCTTTGGTACTGCCAATTTCTCATGCTCTGATGTCACGAGCGCCGAATTTAGAGGCAATTCAGACCGTTTATTCTCACCCACAGGCTTTGGCTCAGTGCCAGGGGTGGCTGGAGCGGTTTCTGCCGCAGGTGCAGCTGGTGCCGACAAATGCGACGACGGAAGCTCTCAAGTATCTGGATGAGGACAAAACAGCGGGGGCGATCGCTTCCTCTAGAGCTGCTCAACTCTACAATCTACCGATTCTGGTTTGCCCGATTAATGATTATGTTGACAACTACACGCGGTTCTGGGTGCTGAGTTTACAACCCGCTACCGGAGGCAGTTGTACTTCTTTGGCGTTCAGCGTTCCTGCCAATGTACCTGGGGCACTCGCCAAACTGCTTCAAGTGTTTGCCAGTCGTGACATTAACTTGAGTCGAATTGAATCTCGCCCGACGAAGCGGAGTCTTGGCGACTATCTGTTCTTTATTGACTTGGAAGCGAACACTACAGAGGCATCGGTTCAATCCGCGTTAGAAGAATTATCCACTTATACCGAAACGCTCAAAATCTTTGGTAGCTATTCAATTCTGCCGGTAGGGAAACTCTAG
- a CDS encoding DUF1997 domain-containing protein, whose protein sequence is MQTQFVASQSVQIAVPEQPVPIQHYLRQPQRLVQALVDPTRIEQLSDELFRLKMRPLSFMTLSIQPIVDLRVWAESDGTVHLTSTNCELRGVEYINQRFALNLIGKLSPCELNGTTHLKGKADLEVKVELPPPFLFTPKPFLEATGNALLKSVLLTIKQRLMHQLLLDYRRWANATNSQSSAISNQPSESFEF, encoded by the coding sequence ATGCAAACTCAATTTGTTGCCTCCCAATCTGTTCAAATTGCTGTTCCGGAACAACCTGTTCCCATTCAGCATTATTTGCGCCAGCCCCAACGTCTTGTGCAGGCTCTAGTCGATCCGACTCGAATTGAACAACTCAGTGACGAGCTTTTTCGTTTGAAAATGCGTCCCTTAAGCTTTATGACCCTGAGCATTCAACCAATTGTGGATTTAAGAGTATGGGCAGAGTCGGATGGAACAGTTCATTTAACATCTACAAATTGCGAACTGCGTGGTGTTGAATATATCAACCAACGCTTTGCTCTCAATTTAATTGGTAAGCTTTCTCCGTGCGAATTGAATGGAACAACTCATCTCAAAGGAAAAGCAGATTTAGAGGTCAAAGTAGAGCTGCCGCCGCCTTTTTTGTTTACCCCTAAGCCGTTTTTAGAAGCGACTGGAAATGCTCTACTCAAAAGTGTACTGTTAACTATCAAACAACGATTGATGCATCAGTTACTTTTAGACTATCGTCGTTGGGCAAACGCTACTAATTCTCAGTCCTCTGCAATTAGCAATCAGCCTTCCGAAAGTTTTGAGTTTTGA
- the rpsL gene encoding 30S ribosomal protein S12 — protein MPTIQQLIRNERLSTQKKTKSPALKSCPQRRGVCTRVYTTTPKKPNSALRKVARVRLTSGFEVTAYIPGIGHNLQEHSVVMIRGGRVKDLPGVRYHIIRGTLDTAGVKDRRQGRSKYGTKRPKAK, from the coding sequence ATGCCCACAATCCAGCAGCTCATTCGTAACGAGCGCCTAAGTACACAGAAGAAAACTAAGTCACCAGCCCTAAAAAGCTGCCCGCAACGTCGTGGTGTCTGCACCAGAGTATATACAACGACGCCTAAAAAGCCAAACTCAGCCCTGCGGAAAGTGGCAAGAGTCCGTTTGACTTCAGGTTTTGAAGTAACGGCATATATTCCTGGCATCGGTCACAATTTGCAAGAACACTCGGTTGTGATGATTCGGGGGGGACGGGTTAAGGACTTGCCCGGAGTCCGTTACCATATTATTCGCGGAACCTTAGATACCGCCGGGGTTAAGGATCGCCGTCAGGGTCGTTCTAAGTACGGTACAAAACGTCCCAAGGCAAAGTAA
- a CDS encoding deoxyribodipyrimidine photo-lyase — protein MSDLILFWHRRDLRISDNLGLAAARQQSQKVVGVFCLDPNILKRDDVAPARVTYMIGSLQPLQERYAKAGSQLLILHDNPTQAIPALAAALNAKAVFWNWDVEPYSKERDRTISEVLKEKGIFVQNHWDQLLHAPEEIRSGSNQPYTVYTPFWRNWSSKPKAKPAAELQNAEGLTQEEQQKAQQAGAGELPTAQDLGFIWENELVSAPGEKAAQEKLAAFCDQAIAEYKEQRNFPAVNGTSQLSAALKFGVIGIRTVWDATLKVLEDSRSEEKDTHIRTWQQELAWREFYQHAMYWFPELAEGAFRETLKNFPYDNNPEHFQAWCEGRTGYPIVDAAMRQMNETAWMHNRCRMIVASFLTKDLLIDPRLGEKYFMQKLYDWDLSANNGGWQWSASSGMDPKPVRIFNPASQSQKFDPDGEYIRKWVPELRSVNTEYLVSGKIPANERDRCNYPAPIVEHQLQQRLFKQRYQQQKEALGDKDKE, from the coding sequence ATGTCTGACCTGATTTTGTTTTGGCACCGCCGCGATTTACGCATTTCCGACAATCTAGGATTGGCTGCTGCACGGCAGCAAAGCCAAAAGGTGGTAGGGGTTTTCTGCCTAGATCCGAATATTTTGAAAAGGGATGATGTGGCACCGGCAAGAGTGACTTATATGATTGGTAGTTTGCAGCCACTGCAAGAACGCTACGCAAAGGCTGGTAGTCAATTGTTGATCCTTCATGACAATCCGACTCAAGCAATCCCAGCTTTGGCGGCGGCGCTAAATGCGAAGGCTGTATTCTGGAATTGGGATGTCGAGCCTTATTCAAAAGAACGAGATCGCACTATTAGCGAAGTCCTGAAAGAAAAGGGTATTTTTGTCCAAAATCACTGGGATCAGCTATTACACGCACCAGAGGAGATTCGCTCAGGTTCTAATCAGCCGTACACGGTTTATACTCCGTTCTGGAGAAATTGGAGTAGTAAACCTAAGGCTAAACCCGCAGCAGAACTCCAAAATGCCGAAGGACTTACCCAAGAAGAACAGCAGAAAGCACAACAAGCGGGTGCGGGTGAACTGCCTACAGCTCAGGATTTAGGATTTATTTGGGAAAATGAACTGGTGAGTGCCCCAGGGGAGAAGGCGGCGCAAGAAAAGCTGGCAGCATTTTGCGATCAAGCGATCGCAGAATATAAAGAACAGCGCAATTTTCCAGCGGTTAACGGCACCTCTCAACTCAGCGCCGCTTTGAAATTTGGTGTAATCGGCATTCGCACCGTTTGGGATGCCACGCTGAAGGTATTAGAAGACAGCCGCAGCGAGGAAAAAGATACCCATATCCGCACATGGCAACAGGAACTGGCATGGCGAGAGTTCTACCAACACGCGATGTATTGGTTCCCAGAATTAGCCGAGGGTGCCTTCCGCGAAACGCTCAAAAATTTCCCTTACGACAACAATCCAGAACATTTCCAAGCTTGGTGCGAGGGGAGAACCGGCTACCCAATCGTCGATGCAGCAATGCGCCAGATGAATGAAACAGCCTGGATGCACAATCGCTGTCGGATGATTGTTGCCAGTTTTCTTACCAAAGACTTGCTAATCGATCCGCGCTTGGGGGAAAAATACTTCATGCAAAAGCTATATGACTGGGATCTTTCTGCGAACAATGGTGGCTGGCAGTGGAGTGCTTCTAGCGGGATGGACCCCAAGCCAGTCCGAATTTTTAACCCAGCTTCTCAATCGCAGAAATTCGATCCAGACGGGGAATATATCCGGAAATGGGTGCCAGAACTCAGGTCTGTAAATACAGAATATCTCGTCAGTGGGAAGATACCGGCGAATGAACGCGATCGCTGTAATTATCCCGCCCCGATTGTGGAACACCAGCTACAGCAGCGTCTGTTTAAACAGCGCTATCAGCAGCAAAAAGAAGCACTAGGGGATAAAGATAAAGAGTAA
- a CDS encoding LON peptidase substrate-binding domain-containing protein — translation MASSSSIAVRELPLFPLPEVVLFPGRPLPLHIFEFRYRIMMNTILESDRRFGVLMWDPVQSKPAAVGCCAEIIHFQRLPDDRMKILTLGQQRFRVLEYVREKPYRVGLVEWIEDHPPEKDLRTLASEVEQLLRDVVRLSSKLTDQDMELPEDLPTLPRELSYWVASNLYGVASEQQALLEMQDTTTRLEREAEILTSTRNHLAARTVLKDALQ, via the coding sequence ATGGCATCCTCTTCCTCAATCGCAGTTCGAGAACTCCCCCTGTTTCCACTGCCCGAAGTGGTGCTATTTCCAGGGAGACCTTTACCGCTACATATTTTTGAATTTCGCTACCGAATCATGATGAACACGATTCTGGAAAGCGATCGCCGTTTTGGGGTTTTGATGTGGGACCCAGTTCAAAGTAAACCAGCTGCCGTGGGATGCTGCGCTGAAATTATCCACTTCCAGCGTCTTCCCGATGACCGAATGAAAATCTTGACCTTGGGACAGCAGCGGTTTAGGGTCTTAGAGTACGTCCGCGAAAAGCCTTATCGCGTCGGTTTGGTGGAATGGATTGAAGACCATCCACCAGAAAAAGACCTCAGAACCTTAGCCTCTGAGGTTGAACAACTGCTCAGAGATGTGGTACGGCTCTCATCCAAGTTGACCGACCAAGACATGGAGCTACCAGAAGACTTGCCCACCCTCCCCAGAGAATTATCCTACTGGGTTGCCAGCAATCTTTACGGGGTGGCATCTGAACAGCAAGCCCTTCTGGAAATGCAAGATACGACAACCCGCCTAGAGCGAGAAGCCGAAATTCTCACTTCTACTCGCAATCATCTCGCGGCTCGTACCGTCCTCAAAGATGCGCTCCAGTAA
- a CDS encoding NUDIX hydrolase gives MALGQEPPEVLKQRLFYQGRKFNFEVSRLRLPNQVEGDWECIRHPGGALAVPVTSEGKLILLRQYRFAVQGRLLEFPAGTIEPNEAPEETIKREIEEETGYRAHKWQNLGKFSLAPGYSDEFIYAFLAQDLERLEIPPSQDVDEDIETILMTPQELEQAILAGEPVDAKSISSFFLARPFLQ, from the coding sequence ATGGCACTGGGTCAAGAACCCCCTGAAGTCCTCAAACAACGCTTGTTCTACCAGGGGCGTAAATTTAATTTTGAAGTCAGCCGTCTGCGCCTCCCGAACCAAGTAGAGGGAGACTGGGAATGCATTCGGCATCCTGGTGGTGCGCTGGCTGTTCCTGTAACCTCAGAAGGGAAGTTGATCCTATTGAGGCAGTATCGTTTTGCTGTACAGGGGCGTCTTTTGGAGTTCCCGGCTGGAACGATAGAACCAAATGAAGCTCCAGAGGAGACTATTAAGCGCGAAATTGAAGAAGAAACCGGATATCGCGCTCACAAATGGCAAAATTTAGGTAAGTTTTCCCTTGCTCCCGGTTATTCAGATGAATTTATTTACGCTTTTTTAGCGCAAGATTTAGAACGTTTGGAGATACCTCCCAGTCAAGATGTTGACGAAGATATTGAAACGATTTTGATGACTCCCCAGGAATTAGAGCAAGCAATTCTGGCGGGTGAACCAGTAGATGCTAAATCGATTTCTAGTTTTTTCTTAGCTCGTCCTTTTTTACAATAG
- a CDS encoding CAAD domain-containing protein — protein sequence MNPETPSSESRLESENPSVEVNVQNVEATPSELQVSSTQAYTGQVQQVWAQIARFLEKMPSYAGNFFSSYQRSLITLGLLLAVLVTLRITVALLTAIHSLPLIAPTLQLIGIGYTAWFVYRYLLTAESRKELSQDFQTLKQQVLGRGASNT from the coding sequence ATGAATCCTGAAACTCCCTCTTCTGAAAGTAGGCTTGAATCTGAAAATCCTTCAGTAGAAGTCAATGTACAAAACGTAGAAGCAACACCTTCGGAGTTACAAGTGTCGTCTACTCAAGCCTATACTGGGCAAGTACAGCAGGTGTGGGCACAAATCGCTAGGTTTTTAGAAAAGATGCCAAGTTATGCGGGCAACTTTTTTTCCTCCTACCAGCGATCGCTCATTACCCTTGGACTACTCTTAGCAGTGTTAGTCACATTAAGGATAACAGTGGCTTTGCTAACGGCGATTCATAGCTTGCCGTTGATAGCGCCAACCCTACAGCTGATTGGCATCGGATATACGGCTTGGTTCGTTTATCGTTACTTACTTACTGCTGAAAGCCGCAAAGAACTATCTCAAGACTTCCAGACCTTAAAACAGCAAGTTTTGGGCAGAGGAGCTTCAAACACCTAA
- the tuf gene encoding elongation factor Tu has product MARAKFERTKPHVNIGTIGHVDHGKTTLTAAITMTLAAMGRAKAKGYADIDAAPEEKARGITINTAHVEYETESRHYAHVDCPGHADYVKNMITGAAQMDGAILVVSAADGPMPQTREHILLAKQVGVPRLVVFLNKQDMVDDEELLELVELEVRELLSSYEFDGDNIPIVAGSALQALEAMAANPKTPRGENEWVDKIYKLMDEVDAYIPTPERDIDKPFLMAVEDVFSISGRGTVATGRIERGKVKVGETVELVGIRDTRSTTVTGVEMFQKTLDEGMAGDNVGVLLRGLKKEDIERGMVLAKPGTITPHTQFESEVYILQEKEGGRKTPFFAGYRPQFYVRTTDVTGTIKAFTSDDGSNAEMVMPGDRIKMTVELINAIAIEQGMRFAIREGGRTIGAGVVSKILK; this is encoded by the coding sequence ATGGCACGCGCAAAGTTTGAACGCACTAAACCCCACGTCAATATCGGCACGATTGGTCACGTTGACCACGGTAAAACGACCTTAACCGCTGCCATTACGATGACTCTGGCAGCAATGGGTCGGGCGAAAGCAAAGGGTTATGCCGACATTGATGCAGCGCCGGAGGAAAAGGCTCGCGGTATTACCATCAATACCGCCCACGTTGAGTATGAAACCGAATCTCGCCACTATGCCCACGTGGACTGCCCAGGTCACGCGGACTATGTGAAGAACATGATCACGGGTGCAGCTCAAATGGATGGTGCCATTCTGGTGGTGTCGGCGGCAGATGGCCCCATGCCTCAGACGCGGGAACACATCCTCCTGGCTAAGCAAGTTGGCGTTCCCCGGCTAGTTGTCTTCTTGAACAAGCAAGACATGGTGGACGATGAAGAATTGTTGGAACTGGTAGAACTGGAAGTCCGGGAACTGCTAAGTTCTTATGAATTCGACGGTGACAATATTCCCATCGTCGCCGGCTCGGCGCTACAAGCGTTGGAAGCGATGGCTGCCAATCCCAAGACCCCACGGGGTGAGAATGAGTGGGTAGATAAAATCTACAAGTTGATGGATGAGGTCGATGCTTACATTCCTACTCCAGAGCGGGATATTGATAAGCCCTTCCTGATGGCTGTGGAAGACGTATTCTCCATCTCAGGGCGCGGTACCGTTGCGACTGGTCGGATTGAGCGGGGCAAAGTCAAAGTTGGGGAAACTGTTGAGCTGGTGGGAATTCGAGACACTCGCAGCACAACAGTAACTGGCGTGGAAATGTTCCAGAAGACCTTGGATGAAGGGATGGCTGGCGATAACGTCGGCGTTCTACTTCGGGGTTTGAAGAAGGAAGATATTGAGCGAGGTATGGTGCTAGCCAAGCCTGGTACAATTACTCCTCACACTCAGTTTGAGTCTGAAGTGTACATCCTTCAGGAAAAAGAAGGCGGTCGGAAAACACCGTTTTTTGCTGGCTATCGTCCTCAGTTCTACGTGCGGACAACCGACGTAACTGGAACCATCAAAGCTTTCACCTCGGATGATGGCTCTAACGCCGAGATGGTGATGCCAGGAGACCGGATCAAAATGACCGTTGAGTTGATCAACGCGATCGCAATTGAGCAAGGGATGCGCTTCGCGATTCGTGAAGGCGGTCGCACCATTGGTGCTGGCGTCGTCTCCAAGATCCTAAAGTAG
- the fusA gene encoding elongation factor G: MARTVPLERTRNIGIAAHIDAGKTTTTERILFYSGIVHKIGEVHEGTATTDWMEQERERGITITAAAISTSWRNHQINIIDTPGHVDFTIEVERSMRVLDGVIAVFCSVGGVQPQSETVWRQADRYKVPRIAFINKMDRTGANFYKVYNQIRDRMRANAVPIQIPIGAESNFEGIVDLVRMRAYLYKDDQGKEIEETDIPANLQEVAQEYRTKLIESVAETDDALTEKYLEGEELTEPEIQKALRKGTIAGTIVPLLCGSAFKNKGVQLLLDAVVDYLPAPIDVPPIQGLLPDGTEVVRHASDDEPAAALAFKIMADPYGRLTFIRVYSGVIKKGSYILNSTKDKKERISRLIVLKADERIEVDEMRAGDLGAALGLKETYTGDTICDENSPVILESLFIPEPVISVAVEPKTKQDMEKLSKALQSLSEEDPTFRVHIDPETNQTVIAGMGELHLEILVDRMMREFKVEANVGAPQVAYRETIRKAVKAEGKFIRQSGGKGQYGHVVIQVEPGEPGTGFEFVSKIVGGIVPKEYINPAEQGMKEACESGIVAGYPVIDLKATMVDGSYHEVDSSEMAFKIAGSMAIKEAVMKASPVLLEPMMKVEVEAPENFLGDVMGNLNSRRGQIEGMNSEQGITRVTAKVPLAEMFGYATDIRSMTQGRGIFSMEFSHYEEVPRNVAETIIAKSKGNT, translated from the coding sequence GTGGCACGTACCGTCCCGCTAGAGAGAACACGCAACATCGGAATTGCTGCCCATATTGATGCGGGCAAGACAACAACAACAGAAAGGATTCTGTTCTATTCCGGTATCGTTCATAAAATTGGCGAAGTCCACGAAGGCACAGCAACGACTGACTGGATGGAGCAAGAGCGGGAAAGAGGTATTACCATTACCGCCGCTGCGATTAGCACGAGCTGGCGGAATCACCAAATCAACATCATTGATACCCCTGGTCACGTAGACTTCACGATTGAAGTAGAACGTTCAATGCGGGTGTTGGATGGCGTGATTGCTGTGTTCTGCTCGGTGGGAGGCGTGCAGCCTCAATCTGAGACTGTATGGCGACAGGCAGATCGGTATAAGGTGCCTCGGATCGCTTTTATCAACAAAATGGATCGGACTGGAGCGAACTTTTACAAAGTTTATAACCAGATACGCGATCGCATGCGGGCAAACGCTGTCCCCATTCAGATTCCTATTGGTGCTGAAAGCAACTTTGAGGGAATTGTAGACCTAGTTCGGATGCGAGCCTACCTCTACAAAGACGATCAGGGCAAAGAAATTGAGGAAACAGATATTCCTGCAAACCTTCAGGAGGTAGCCCAAGAGTACCGCACTAAGCTCATCGAATCTGTAGCAGAAACCGATGATGCCCTGACGGAAAAATATTTGGAAGGCGAAGAACTAACCGAACCAGAGATTCAAAAGGCGTTGCGTAAAGGCACAATTGCTGGCACAATTGTCCCGCTGTTGTGTGGTTCTGCCTTTAAAAATAAGGGTGTCCAGCTGCTGTTGGATGCCGTGGTAGATTATCTACCCGCTCCTATTGACGTTCCTCCAATTCAAGGACTATTGCCAGATGGCACTGAGGTAGTAAGGCACGCTAGCGATGACGAACCAGCGGCTGCTTTAGCTTTCAAGATTATGGCAGACCCCTATGGACGCTTGACATTCATTCGGGTATATTCTGGCGTAATCAAAAAGGGCAGTTACATCCTCAACTCAACCAAAGATAAAAAGGAACGTATCTCCCGCTTGATCGTTCTCAAAGCTGACGAACGAATCGAAGTAGATGAAATGCGAGCTGGTGACTTAGGTGCAGCTTTAGGTCTGAAAGAAACCTATACGGGCGATACCATCTGTGACGAAAACTCACCAGTGATTCTGGAGTCTCTGTTTATACCAGAACCTGTGATCTCCGTAGCAGTGGAACCTAAAACTAAGCAGGATATGGAGAAGCTCTCCAAGGCTCTGCAATCGCTCTCAGAAGAAGACCCAACGTTCCGAGTTCACATTGACCCAGAAACTAACCAGACAGTAATTGCGGGGATGGGCGAACTGCACTTAGAGATTCTCGTAGATCGGATGATGCGAGAATTCAAAGTAGAAGCCAACGTTGGTGCGCCGCAAGTTGCTTACCGCGAAACCATTCGCAAAGCTGTCAAAGCTGAAGGGAAATTTATCCGTCAGAGTGGTGGTAAAGGTCAGTACGGTCACGTTGTGATTCAAGTCGAGCCTGGAGAGCCGGGGACTGGTTTCGAGTTTGTCTCCAAAATTGTTGGGGGTATAGTACCTAAAGAGTACATCAACCCAGCAGAGCAAGGGATGAAAGAAGCCTGCGAATCGGGTATTGTAGCTGGATATCCGGTGATTGACCTCAAGGCAACGATGGTGGATGGCTCTTACCACGAGGTGGATTCCTCAGAAATGGCTTTCAAAATCGCAGGCTCAATGGCGATTAAAGAAGCTGTAATGAAGGCTTCACCAGTGCTATTGGAGCCTATGATGAAAGTTGAGGTGGAAGCTCCAGAAAACTTCCTTGGGGATGTGATGGGAAACCTCAACTCCCGTCGCGGTCAAATTGAAGGCATGAACTCGGAACAAGGCATTACAAGAGTAACAGCCAAAGTTCCGCTTGCAGAGATGTTTGGCTATGCGACGGATATCCGGTCGATGACTCAAGGGCGGGGTATCTTCTCAATGGAGTTTAGCCATTACGAAGAAGTTCCTCGCAACGTGGCTGAAACCATCATCGCCAAGAGCAAAGGGAACACATAA
- a CDS encoding iron-sulfur cluster assembly accessory protein has product MKLTQSTIDLTQAAASEIKRLQSKRQNANALLFRLAVQSGGCSGISYTFSFDEAVKPDDRLYECNGIRVLVDAQSLAYLNGLTLDYSEDLMGGGFRFHNPNAKESCGCGNSFSINEPLADSATPEA; this is encoded by the coding sequence GTGAAACTCACTCAGTCCACTATCGATCTCACTCAAGCAGCAGCTAGTGAAATAAAGCGTTTGCAATCCAAGCGTCAAAACGCCAACGCTCTATTATTTCGTCTAGCAGTTCAATCAGGTGGTTGTTCTGGCATTTCCTATACTTTCAGCTTTGATGAAGCTGTGAAGCCGGACGATAGACTGTATGAATGCAATGGCATTAGAGTATTGGTTGATGCTCAAAGCCTAGCCTACCTCAATGGTCTCACCTTAGATTACTCAGAGGATCTCATGGGTGGCGGGTTTCGCTTCCACAACCCAAACGCTAAAGAAAGTTGTGGTTGCGGTAATTCTTTCTCTATTAATGAGCCGCTTGCCGACTCTGCCACCCCAGAAGCTTAA
- the rpsJ gene encoding 30S ribosomal protein S10 — translation MATIQQQKIRIRLKAFDRRLLDTSCEKIVDTANRTQATAIGPIPLPTRKKIYCLLRSPHVDKDSREHFETRTHRRIIDIYQPTSKTIDALMKLDLPAGVDIEVKL, via the coding sequence ATGGCAACTATCCAGCAGCAAAAAATTCGCATTCGCTTGAAGGCTTTTGACCGGCGTTTGCTTGACACCTCTTGCGAAAAGATTGTCGATACGGCAAACCGGACACAGGCAACAGCTATTGGCCCCATTCCCTTACCAACCCGGAAGAAAATTTACTGTCTTTTGCGCTCTCCTCACGTTGATAAGGATTCGCGGGAACACTTTGAAACTCGGACTCACCGCCGCATCATTGACATTTATCAGCCCACCTCCAAGACAATTGACGCTTTGATGAAACTGGATTTGCCAGCAGGCGTTGATATTGAAGTCAAACTTTAA
- the rpsG gene encoding 30S ribosomal protein S7 has translation MSRRTVVKKRPVPPDSMYNSRLVSMMVRRIMHSGKKSIATGIIYDALKTIEERIGADPLETFEKAVRNATPLVEVKARRVGGATYQVPMEVRPDRGTALALRWLIQFARSRPGRTMAGKLANELLDAANETGNAIRKREETHRMAEANKAFAHYRY, from the coding sequence ATGTCTCGTCGTACCGTTGTTAAAAAGCGTCCTGTTCCCCCTGATTCGATGTATAACAGCCGTCTTGTCAGTATGATGGTGCGGCGGATTATGCATAGTGGCAAGAAATCTATTGCGACTGGGATTATCTATGATGCGCTAAAAACCATCGAAGAACGGATTGGAGCAGATCCCCTAGAGACTTTTGAGAAAGCAGTTCGGAATGCGACCCCTTTGGTGGAAGTCAAGGCTCGTCGAGTGGGTGGTGCCACCTACCAGGTGCCAATGGAAGTCCGCCCTGACCGTGGAACTGCGCTAGCGCTGCGTTGGCTAATTCAGTTTGCTCGTTCTCGCCCAGGCCGCACAATGGCTGGGAAGCTCGCAAATGAGCTGCTTGATGCCGCTAATGAGACAGGGAATGCGATTCGCAAACGCGAAGAAACTCACCGAATGGCTGAAGCGAATAAGGCGTTTGCCCACTATCGATACTAA
- the folK gene encoding 2-amino-4-hydroxy-6-hydroxymethyldihydropteridine diphosphokinase, translating into MTYAKTALAKGGRSAVALGSNLGDSRATLEAALETLNRTPGITLQAQSSWYQTKAVGPPQPDYLNGCALLHVQMKPQQLLETLLAIEDRFGRVRQGRWGARTLDLDLLLFDDVILDTQGGEIPPLQLPHPRMRERAFVLVPLAEIAPDWLDPVSGCAIAQLVQAVDCSEVRRL; encoded by the coding sequence ATGACATACGCAAAAACTGCGTTAGCAAAGGGTGGGCGAAGCGCAGTTGCTCTTGGTAGCAACCTCGGCGACTCCCGCGCCACTCTAGAGGCTGCTCTAGAAACGCTGAACCGAACTCCTGGAATTACTCTGCAAGCCCAGTCTAGTTGGTATCAAACGAAGGCTGTAGGGCCACCTCAACCAGATTATTTGAATGGTTGTGCCCTGCTGCACGTTCAGATGAAGCCTCAGCAATTGTTAGAGACGCTGTTGGCAATTGAAGATCGCTTTGGTCGCGTCCGTCAAGGGCGCTGGGGGGCGAGAACACTTGACCTTGATTTATTGCTCTTTGATGATGTGATTTTGGACACTCAGGGTGGGGAGATTCCGCCTCTCCAGTTGCCTCACCCTCGGATGAGAGAAAGAGCGTTTGTGCTGGTGCCTTTAGCGGAAATTGCACCAGATTGGCTCGATCCAGTTTCTGGATGTGCGATCGCGCAACTCGTTCAGGCTGTAGACTGTTCAGAAGTCCGTCGTTTGTAG